A part of Jaculus jaculus isolate mJacJac1 chromosome 17, mJacJac1.mat.Y.cur, whole genome shotgun sequence genomic DNA contains:
- the LOC101596637 gene encoding type-1 angiotensin II receptor — MILNSSTEYGIKRIQDDCPKAGRHNYIFVMIPTLYSIIFVVGIFGNSLVVIVIYFYMKLKTVASVFLLNLALADICFLLTLPLWAVYTAMEYHWPFGNHLCKIASASVSFNLYASVFLLTCLSIDRYLAIVHPMKSRLRRTMLVAKVTCIIIWLLAGLASLPAIIHRNVFFIVNTNITVCAFHYESQNSTLPVGLGLTKNILGFLFPFLIILTSYTMIWKALKKACEIQKNRPRNDDIFKIIMAIVLFFFFSWIPHQIFTFLDVLIHLGLIHDCRIADIVDTAMPITICIAYFNNCLNPLFYGFLGKKFKKYFLQLLKYIPPKAKSHSSLSTKMSTLSYHPSDNMNSLAKKPMPCFEVE; from the coding sequence ATGATCCTTAACTCTTCTACTGAATATGGCatcaaaagaatacaagatgACTGTCCCAAAGCTGGAAGACACAATTACATATTTGTCATGATTCCTACTCTATACAGTATCATCTTTGTGGTGGGAATATTCGGAAACAGCTTGGTGGTGATTGTCATTTACTTTTACATGAAACTGAAGACTGTGGccagtgtttttcttttgaatttagcACTGGCTGACATATGCTTCCTGCTAACTTTGCCACTGTGGGCTGTCTACACTGCTATGGAGTACCACTGGCCCTTTGGCAACCACCTGTGCAAGATCGCCTCAGCCAGTGTCAGCTTCAACCTCTATGCCAGTGTGTTTTTGCTCACATGCCTCAGCATCGATCGCTACCTGGCTATTGTTCACCCAATGAAATCTCGCCTTCGCCGCACAATGCTTGTGGCCAAGGTCACCTGCATCATTATCTGGCTACTGGCTGGCTTGGCCAGTTTGCCAGCTATCATCCACAGAAATGTATTTTTCATCGTGAACACCAATATCACTGTTTGTGCTTTCCATTATGAGTCTCAAAATTCAACCCTCCCCGTAGGGCTGGGCTTGACCAAAAATATACTTGgtttcttgtttccttttctgatCATTCTCACAAGTTATACTATGATTTGGAAAGCTCTAAAGAAGGCATGTGAAATCCAGAAGAATAGGCCCAGGAATGATGATATCTTTAAGATAATCATGGCgattgtgcttttctttttcttttcttggattCCCCACCAAATATTCACTTTTCTGGATGTGCTTATTCATCTGGGCCTCATCCATGACTGCAGAATCGCAGATATCGTGGACACTGCCATGCCTATCACCATTTGTATAGCTTATTTTAACAATTGCTTGAATCCTCTTTTTTATGGCTTTCtggggaaaaaatttaaaaaatattttctccagcTTCTGAAATACATTCCTCCAAAGGCCAAATCTCATTCAAGCCTATCAACAAAAATGAGCACACTGTCCTACCACCCATCAGATAATATGAATTCATTGGCCAAGAAGCCCATGCCTTGTTTTGAGGTGGAATGA